The following are encoded together in the Choristoneura fumiferana chromosome 4, NRCan_CFum_1, whole genome shotgun sequence genome:
- the zfh1 gene encoding Zn finger homeodomain 1 isoform X1: MKVQSSLMGVGGLYECLAAGWLADMRSKQVPTSTTSARRLAALIRPLAGGGSEGKPPEEEEDRGGSPLGPGGPFSCSQCRGAYPTRDQLERHETLHSPNTQVDNVKYSCKICHKSFANVYRLQRHMISHDESALLRKFKCNDCDKAFKFKHHLKEHLRIHSGEKPFECANCGKKFSHSGSYSSHMTSKKCLVMNLKMGRIKPNNPALNPDRSPSRKRANAMVASQLNNNIGANGNSFLPILPKYNEAAFFANMSQENSFHRSPLGRMPFYMPPGMPMSPANGIAPYSFPTSLSQLFEQIASSQYHQRKIENPMSPKQSPAPADPEDMIEEVTEEDDKRSEGSAELVMDIEDEEAVSIKKEREERQRDLSSPTRNFDSVPLNNNGPDADNNQSNFNTILESVSASVQKHFFRANMDKMSPMSGSICPSIESPPTPHVVIKDDPDEIHKCLKCNAVFRNKSELLDHEKVLCGNIFRKHEGLAAQVAETVALNRLEAEMRASIQSGVSASEDEDFSREDRDDKSSGHDGDRKIRVRTALTDEQQVVLKEHYAINPRPNREEFKKIAQQIGLDNRVVQVWFQNNRARVRRMTQTVAVSDQPLDLSTKKSSASVTSSPAPSPPCSISVTHSDSEEAVNLSQKSSRSTTPHRNNYLNAYPHSNCSSSSFTDFRLSPSPGETMNGQKRPLTQKLNPSIPMDKLLQYNDMAHTRSPILNLHLPDGRPGLSPSYERASWGEDMLAPHDYDDEGPVLKKNKLKQGVEFKEGEGQFVCDQCDKTFVKQSSLARHKYEHSGQRPYKCVECPKAFKHKHHLTEHKRLHTGEKPFQCCKCLKKFSHSGSYSQHMNHRFAICKPYRD; the protein is encoded by the exons ATGAAAGTGCAGAGCTCGCTTATGGGAGTTGGCGGTTTGTACGAATGCTTGGCGGCCGGTTGGCTTGCGGACATGAGGAGTAAGCAGGTCCCCACCTCCACCACCTCCGCCAGGCGGCTCGCGGCCTTAA TCCGCCCCCTGGCGGGGGGAGGGTCAGAGGGCAAGCCGCCGGAGGAGGAGGAGGACCGCGGCGGCTCGCCGCTGGGCCCCGGCGGCCCCTTCTCCTGCAGCCAGTGCCGCGGCGCCTACCCCACGCGCGACCAGCTCGAGCGCCACGAGACGCTGCACTCGCCCAACACTCAGGTGGATAACGTCAAATAT TCGTGCAAGATCTGCCACAAAAGCTTCGCGAATGTGTACCGGCTGCAGCGTCACATGATCAGCCACGACGAGAGCGCGCTGCTGCGCAAGTTCAAATGCAACGATTGCGACAAAGCTTTCAAGTTCAAGCACCATCTCAAGGAGCACCTTCGAATACACTCCGGCGAGAAACCCTTCGAGTGCGCTAACTGCGGGAAGAAGTTTTCACACTCGGGCTCCTATTCCTCTCACATGACCTCCAAGAAATGTCTCGTTATGAACCTCAAAATGGGCCGCATCAAGCCCAACAACCCCGCGCTCAACCCCGACCGCAGTCCGTCGCGGAAGCGCGCCAACGCCATGGTCGCCAGCCAGCTCAATAACAATATCGGAGCGAACGGAAACTCCTTCCTGCCTATTCTCCCTAAGTATAATGAGGCGGCATTTTTCGCCAACATGTCGCAAGAGAACAGTTTCCATCGCTCTCCGCTAGGGAGAATGCCATTTTACATGCCTCCTGGAATGCCGATGAGTCCGGCGAACGGCATTGCTCCCTATAGTTTCCCGACTTCACTCAGCCAGTTATTTGAGCAAATCGCTTCGTCGCAGTACCACCAAAGGAAAATTGAAAATCCTATGAGTCCAAAGCAGAGCCCTGCACCAGCAGATCCTGAGGACATGATCGAAGAAGTAACCGAAGAGGATGATAAACGCTCTGAGGGAAGCGCCGAACTAGTGATGGACATAGAAGATGAAGAGGCAGTATCTATTAAAAAAGAACGAGAGGAGCGGCAACGTGATTTATCGTCACCAACTCGTAACTTCGATTCCGTCCCCTTAAATAATAATGGCCCTGATGCCGACAATAACCAATCCAACTTTAACACGATATTAGAATCTGTTAGCGCTTCAGTACAGAAACACTTCTTTAGAGCCAATATGGATAAGATGTCTCCTATGTCCGGCAGCATTTGCCCGAGCATAGAGTCGCCGCCGACTCCGCACGTCGTCATCAAAGACGATCCCGACGAGATACACAAGTGTCTAAAATGTAATGCCGTATTCAGAAACAAAAGTGAATTGCTGGATCATGAGAAAGTACTTTGTGGTAATATATTTAGAAAACACGAAGGCTTGGCAGCTCAAGTGGCAGAGACGGTAGCGCTAAATAGACTAGAAGCGGAAATGCGCGCTTCCATACAAAGCGGAGTGAGTGCGAGTGAAGACGAAGATTTTAGTAGAGAAGATCGAGATGATAAGAGTTCTGGGCACGACGGGGACAGGAAAATTAGGGTTCGAACCGCTTTAACCGACGAGCAGCAAGTAGTGCTGAAAGAACACTATGCCATCAACCCTCGACCAAACCGAGAAGAGTTCAAAAAAATCGCTCAGCAAATCGGTCTCGATAACAGAGTAGTGCAAGTTTGGTTCCAAAATAACCGGGCTAGAGTACGAAGAATGACACAAACAGTGGCGGTATCCGACCAGCCCCTGGACTTGTCGACTAAAAAATCGAGCGCATCGGTGACGTCGAGCCCGGCGCCGTCGCCGCCCTGCAGCATTTCCGTCACACATTCCGACTCCGAGGAAGCGGTCAACCTGAGCCAGAAGTCCTCGCGCAGCACGACGCCCCACCGCAACAACTACTTGAACGCGTACCCACATTCCAATTGCTCTTCATCCTCTTTTACCGACTTCCGCCTGTCGCCGTCGCCGGGGGAAACCATGAACGGCCAGAAGCGACCTTTGACTCAAAAGCTCAACCCTTCAATACCTATGGACAAGctgttacaatacaatgacaTGGCTCACACGCGATCGCCGATCCTCAACCTCCACCTGCCTGACGGGCGGCCGGGGCTGAGTCCGTCGTATGAACGAGCCTCCTGGGGAGAAGATATGCTCGCGCCCCATGACTACGACGACGAAGGGccagtacttaaaaaaaataagctgaAGCAGGGCGTTGAGTTCAAAGAAGGCGAGGGCCAGTTCGTGTGCGACCAGTGCGACAAGACTTTCGTCAAGCAGAGCTCTCTCGCGCGGCACAAGTACGAACATTCAG GCCAGCGGCCCTACAAGTGCGTGGAGTGTCCGAAGGCGTTCAAGCACAAGCACCACCTGACGGAGCACAAGCGGCTGCACACGGGCGAGAAGCCCTTCCAGTGCTGCAAGTGCTTGAAGAAGTTCTCCCACTCCGGCTCCTACAGCCAGCACATGAACCACCGCTTCGCAATCTGCAAGCCTTACCGAGACTGA
- the zfh1 gene encoding Zn finger homeodomain 1 isoform X4, whose protein sequence is MGPPAPSSDRKPNQKCNSSRARRDRYYTRVRPLAGGGSEGKPPEEEEDRGGSPLGPGGPFSCSQCRGAYPTRDQLERHETLHSPNTQVDNVKYSCKICHKSFANVYRLQRHMISHDESALLRKFKCNDCDKAFKFKHHLKEHLRIHSGEKPFECANCGKKFSHSGSYSSHMTSKKCLVMNLKMGRIKPNNPALNPDRSPSRKRANAMVASQLNNNIGANGNSFLPILPKYNEAAFFANMSQENSFHRSPLGRMPFYMPPGMPMSPANGIAPYSFPTSLSQLFEQIASSQYHQRKIENPMSPKQSPAPADPEDMIEEVTEEDDKRSEGSAELVMDIEDEEAVSIKKEREERQRDLSSPTRNFDSVPLNNNGPDADNNQSNFNTILESVSASVQKHFFRANMDKMSPMSGSICPSIESPPTPHVVIKDDPDEIHKCLKCNAVFRNKSELLDHEKVLCGNIFRKHEGLAAQVAETVALNRLEAEMRASIQSGVSASEDEDFSREDRDDKSSGHDGDRKIRVRTALTDEQQVVLKEHYAINPRPNREEFKKIAQQIGLDNRVVQVWFQNNRARVRRMTQTVAVSDQPLDLSTKKSSASVTSSPAPSPPCSISVTHSDSEEAVNLSQKSSRSTTPHRNNYLNAYPHSNCSSSSFTDFRLSPSPGETMNGQKRPLTQKLNPSIPMDKLLQYNDMAHTRSPILNLHLPDGRPGLSPSYERASWGEDMLAPHDYDDEGPVLKKNKLKQGVEFKEGEGQFVCDQCDKTFVKQSSLARHKYEHSGQRPYKCVECPKAFKHKHHLTEHKRLHTGEKPFQCCKCLKKFSHSGSYSQHMNHRFAICKPYRD, encoded by the exons ATGGGACCGCCAGCGCCATCCAGCGACCGAAAGCCGAACCAAAAGTGCAACTCTTCCCGCGCGCGCCGCGACCGCTACTACACGAGAG TCCGCCCCCTGGCGGGGGGAGGGTCAGAGGGCAAGCCGCCGGAGGAGGAGGAGGACCGCGGCGGCTCGCCGCTGGGCCCCGGCGGCCCCTTCTCCTGCAGCCAGTGCCGCGGCGCCTACCCCACGCGCGACCAGCTCGAGCGCCACGAGACGCTGCACTCGCCCAACACTCAGGTGGATAACGTCAAATAT TCGTGCAAGATCTGCCACAAAAGCTTCGCGAATGTGTACCGGCTGCAGCGTCACATGATCAGCCACGACGAGAGCGCGCTGCTGCGCAAGTTCAAATGCAACGATTGCGACAAAGCTTTCAAGTTCAAGCACCATCTCAAGGAGCACCTTCGAATACACTCCGGCGAGAAACCCTTCGAGTGCGCTAACTGCGGGAAGAAGTTTTCACACTCGGGCTCCTATTCCTCTCACATGACCTCCAAGAAATGTCTCGTTATGAACCTCAAAATGGGCCGCATCAAGCCCAACAACCCCGCGCTCAACCCCGACCGCAGTCCGTCGCGGAAGCGCGCCAACGCCATGGTCGCCAGCCAGCTCAATAACAATATCGGAGCGAACGGAAACTCCTTCCTGCCTATTCTCCCTAAGTATAATGAGGCGGCATTTTTCGCCAACATGTCGCAAGAGAACAGTTTCCATCGCTCTCCGCTAGGGAGAATGCCATTTTACATGCCTCCTGGAATGCCGATGAGTCCGGCGAACGGCATTGCTCCCTATAGTTTCCCGACTTCACTCAGCCAGTTATTTGAGCAAATCGCTTCGTCGCAGTACCACCAAAGGAAAATTGAAAATCCTATGAGTCCAAAGCAGAGCCCTGCACCAGCAGATCCTGAGGACATGATCGAAGAAGTAACCGAAGAGGATGATAAACGCTCTGAGGGAAGCGCCGAACTAGTGATGGACATAGAAGATGAAGAGGCAGTATCTATTAAAAAAGAACGAGAGGAGCGGCAACGTGATTTATCGTCACCAACTCGTAACTTCGATTCCGTCCCCTTAAATAATAATGGCCCTGATGCCGACAATAACCAATCCAACTTTAACACGATATTAGAATCTGTTAGCGCTTCAGTACAGAAACACTTCTTTAGAGCCAATATGGATAAGATGTCTCCTATGTCCGGCAGCATTTGCCCGAGCATAGAGTCGCCGCCGACTCCGCACGTCGTCATCAAAGACGATCCCGACGAGATACACAAGTGTCTAAAATGTAATGCCGTATTCAGAAACAAAAGTGAATTGCTGGATCATGAGAAAGTACTTTGTGGTAATATATTTAGAAAACACGAAGGCTTGGCAGCTCAAGTGGCAGAGACGGTAGCGCTAAATAGACTAGAAGCGGAAATGCGCGCTTCCATACAAAGCGGAGTGAGTGCGAGTGAAGACGAAGATTTTAGTAGAGAAGATCGAGATGATAAGAGTTCTGGGCACGACGGGGACAGGAAAATTAGGGTTCGAACCGCTTTAACCGACGAGCAGCAAGTAGTGCTGAAAGAACACTATGCCATCAACCCTCGACCAAACCGAGAAGAGTTCAAAAAAATCGCTCAGCAAATCGGTCTCGATAACAGAGTAGTGCAAGTTTGGTTCCAAAATAACCGGGCTAGAGTACGAAGAATGACACAAACAGTGGCGGTATCCGACCAGCCCCTGGACTTGTCGACTAAAAAATCGAGCGCATCGGTGACGTCGAGCCCGGCGCCGTCGCCGCCCTGCAGCATTTCCGTCACACATTCCGACTCCGAGGAAGCGGTCAACCTGAGCCAGAAGTCCTCGCGCAGCACGACGCCCCACCGCAACAACTACTTGAACGCGTACCCACATTCCAATTGCTCTTCATCCTCTTTTACCGACTTCCGCCTGTCGCCGTCGCCGGGGGAAACCATGAACGGCCAGAAGCGACCTTTGACTCAAAAGCTCAACCCTTCAATACCTATGGACAAGctgttacaatacaatgacaTGGCTCACACGCGATCGCCGATCCTCAACCTCCACCTGCCTGACGGGCGGCCGGGGCTGAGTCCGTCGTATGAACGAGCCTCCTGGGGAGAAGATATGCTCGCGCCCCATGACTACGACGACGAAGGGccagtacttaaaaaaaataagctgaAGCAGGGCGTTGAGTTCAAAGAAGGCGAGGGCCAGTTCGTGTGCGACCAGTGCGACAAGACTTTCGTCAAGCAGAGCTCTCTCGCGCGGCACAAGTACGAACATTCAG GCCAGCGGCCCTACAAGTGCGTGGAGTGTCCGAAGGCGTTCAAGCACAAGCACCACCTGACGGAGCACAAGCGGCTGCACACGGGCGAGAAGCCCTTCCAGTGCTGCAAGTGCTTGAAGAAGTTCTCCCACTCCGGCTCCTACAGCCAGCACATGAACCACCGCTTCGCAATCTGCAAGCCTTACCGAGACTGA
- the zfh1 gene encoding Zn finger homeodomain 1 isoform X3 has protein sequence MVARTDESMFGCYGDSYSYRLWSLANVWGACRFRPLAGGGSEGKPPEEEEDRGGSPLGPGGPFSCSQCRGAYPTRDQLERHETLHSPNTQVDNVKYSCKICHKSFANVYRLQRHMISHDESALLRKFKCNDCDKAFKFKHHLKEHLRIHSGEKPFECANCGKKFSHSGSYSSHMTSKKCLVMNLKMGRIKPNNPALNPDRSPSRKRANAMVASQLNNNIGANGNSFLPILPKYNEAAFFANMSQENSFHRSPLGRMPFYMPPGMPMSPANGIAPYSFPTSLSQLFEQIASSQYHQRKIENPMSPKQSPAPADPEDMIEEVTEEDDKRSEGSAELVMDIEDEEAVSIKKEREERQRDLSSPTRNFDSVPLNNNGPDADNNQSNFNTILESVSASVQKHFFRANMDKMSPMSGSICPSIESPPTPHVVIKDDPDEIHKCLKCNAVFRNKSELLDHEKVLCGNIFRKHEGLAAQVAETVALNRLEAEMRASIQSGVSASEDEDFSREDRDDKSSGHDGDRKIRVRTALTDEQQVVLKEHYAINPRPNREEFKKIAQQIGLDNRVVQVWFQNNRARVRRMTQTVAVSDQPLDLSTKKSSASVTSSPAPSPPCSISVTHSDSEEAVNLSQKSSRSTTPHRNNYLNAYPHSNCSSSSFTDFRLSPSPGETMNGQKRPLTQKLNPSIPMDKLLQYNDMAHTRSPILNLHLPDGRPGLSPSYERASWGEDMLAPHDYDDEGPVLKKNKLKQGVEFKEGEGQFVCDQCDKTFVKQSSLARHKYEHSGQRPYKCVECPKAFKHKHHLTEHKRLHTGEKPFQCCKCLKKFSHSGSYSQHMNHRFAICKPYRD, from the exons ATGGTCGCGAGAACCGATGAGAGCATGTTCGGGTGTTATGGTGACAGCTACTCGTACCGCCTGTGGAGCCTGGCCAACGTGTGGGGCGCCTGCCGAT TCCGCCCCCTGGCGGGGGGAGGGTCAGAGGGCAAGCCGCCGGAGGAGGAGGAGGACCGCGGCGGCTCGCCGCTGGGCCCCGGCGGCCCCTTCTCCTGCAGCCAGTGCCGCGGCGCCTACCCCACGCGCGACCAGCTCGAGCGCCACGAGACGCTGCACTCGCCCAACACTCAGGTGGATAACGTCAAATAT TCGTGCAAGATCTGCCACAAAAGCTTCGCGAATGTGTACCGGCTGCAGCGTCACATGATCAGCCACGACGAGAGCGCGCTGCTGCGCAAGTTCAAATGCAACGATTGCGACAAAGCTTTCAAGTTCAAGCACCATCTCAAGGAGCACCTTCGAATACACTCCGGCGAGAAACCCTTCGAGTGCGCTAACTGCGGGAAGAAGTTTTCACACTCGGGCTCCTATTCCTCTCACATGACCTCCAAGAAATGTCTCGTTATGAACCTCAAAATGGGCCGCATCAAGCCCAACAACCCCGCGCTCAACCCCGACCGCAGTCCGTCGCGGAAGCGCGCCAACGCCATGGTCGCCAGCCAGCTCAATAACAATATCGGAGCGAACGGAAACTCCTTCCTGCCTATTCTCCCTAAGTATAATGAGGCGGCATTTTTCGCCAACATGTCGCAAGAGAACAGTTTCCATCGCTCTCCGCTAGGGAGAATGCCATTTTACATGCCTCCTGGAATGCCGATGAGTCCGGCGAACGGCATTGCTCCCTATAGTTTCCCGACTTCACTCAGCCAGTTATTTGAGCAAATCGCTTCGTCGCAGTACCACCAAAGGAAAATTGAAAATCCTATGAGTCCAAAGCAGAGCCCTGCACCAGCAGATCCTGAGGACATGATCGAAGAAGTAACCGAAGAGGATGATAAACGCTCTGAGGGAAGCGCCGAACTAGTGATGGACATAGAAGATGAAGAGGCAGTATCTATTAAAAAAGAACGAGAGGAGCGGCAACGTGATTTATCGTCACCAACTCGTAACTTCGATTCCGTCCCCTTAAATAATAATGGCCCTGATGCCGACAATAACCAATCCAACTTTAACACGATATTAGAATCTGTTAGCGCTTCAGTACAGAAACACTTCTTTAGAGCCAATATGGATAAGATGTCTCCTATGTCCGGCAGCATTTGCCCGAGCATAGAGTCGCCGCCGACTCCGCACGTCGTCATCAAAGACGATCCCGACGAGATACACAAGTGTCTAAAATGTAATGCCGTATTCAGAAACAAAAGTGAATTGCTGGATCATGAGAAAGTACTTTGTGGTAATATATTTAGAAAACACGAAGGCTTGGCAGCTCAAGTGGCAGAGACGGTAGCGCTAAATAGACTAGAAGCGGAAATGCGCGCTTCCATACAAAGCGGAGTGAGTGCGAGTGAAGACGAAGATTTTAGTAGAGAAGATCGAGATGATAAGAGTTCTGGGCACGACGGGGACAGGAAAATTAGGGTTCGAACCGCTTTAACCGACGAGCAGCAAGTAGTGCTGAAAGAACACTATGCCATCAACCCTCGACCAAACCGAGAAGAGTTCAAAAAAATCGCTCAGCAAATCGGTCTCGATAACAGAGTAGTGCAAGTTTGGTTCCAAAATAACCGGGCTAGAGTACGAAGAATGACACAAACAGTGGCGGTATCCGACCAGCCCCTGGACTTGTCGACTAAAAAATCGAGCGCATCGGTGACGTCGAGCCCGGCGCCGTCGCCGCCCTGCAGCATTTCCGTCACACATTCCGACTCCGAGGAAGCGGTCAACCTGAGCCAGAAGTCCTCGCGCAGCACGACGCCCCACCGCAACAACTACTTGAACGCGTACCCACATTCCAATTGCTCTTCATCCTCTTTTACCGACTTCCGCCTGTCGCCGTCGCCGGGGGAAACCATGAACGGCCAGAAGCGACCTTTGACTCAAAAGCTCAACCCTTCAATACCTATGGACAAGctgttacaatacaatgacaTGGCTCACACGCGATCGCCGATCCTCAACCTCCACCTGCCTGACGGGCGGCCGGGGCTGAGTCCGTCGTATGAACGAGCCTCCTGGGGAGAAGATATGCTCGCGCCCCATGACTACGACGACGAAGGGccagtacttaaaaaaaataagctgaAGCAGGGCGTTGAGTTCAAAGAAGGCGAGGGCCAGTTCGTGTGCGACCAGTGCGACAAGACTTTCGTCAAGCAGAGCTCTCTCGCGCGGCACAAGTACGAACATTCAG GCCAGCGGCCCTACAAGTGCGTGGAGTGTCCGAAGGCGTTCAAGCACAAGCACCACCTGACGGAGCACAAGCGGCTGCACACGGGCGAGAAGCCCTTCCAGTGCTGCAAGTGCTTGAAGAAGTTCTCCCACTCCGGCTCCTACAGCCAGCACATGAACCACCGCTTCGCAATCTGCAAGCCTTACCGAGACTGA
- the zfh1 gene encoding Zn finger homeodomain 1 isoform X2: MKVQSSLMGVGGLYECLAAGWLADMRSKQVPTSTTSARRLAALIRPLAGGGSEGKPPEEEEDRGGSPLGPGGPFSCSQCRGAYPTRDQLERHETLHSPNTQSCKICHKSFANVYRLQRHMISHDESALLRKFKCNDCDKAFKFKHHLKEHLRIHSGEKPFECANCGKKFSHSGSYSSHMTSKKCLVMNLKMGRIKPNNPALNPDRSPSRKRANAMVASQLNNNIGANGNSFLPILPKYNEAAFFANMSQENSFHRSPLGRMPFYMPPGMPMSPANGIAPYSFPTSLSQLFEQIASSQYHQRKIENPMSPKQSPAPADPEDMIEEVTEEDDKRSEGSAELVMDIEDEEAVSIKKEREERQRDLSSPTRNFDSVPLNNNGPDADNNQSNFNTILESVSASVQKHFFRANMDKMSPMSGSICPSIESPPTPHVVIKDDPDEIHKCLKCNAVFRNKSELLDHEKVLCGNIFRKHEGLAAQVAETVALNRLEAEMRASIQSGVSASEDEDFSREDRDDKSSGHDGDRKIRVRTALTDEQQVVLKEHYAINPRPNREEFKKIAQQIGLDNRVVQVWFQNNRARVRRMTQTVAVSDQPLDLSTKKSSASVTSSPAPSPPCSISVTHSDSEEAVNLSQKSSRSTTPHRNNYLNAYPHSNCSSSSFTDFRLSPSPGETMNGQKRPLTQKLNPSIPMDKLLQYNDMAHTRSPILNLHLPDGRPGLSPSYERASWGEDMLAPHDYDDEGPVLKKNKLKQGVEFKEGEGQFVCDQCDKTFVKQSSLARHKYEHSGQRPYKCVECPKAFKHKHHLTEHKRLHTGEKPFQCCKCLKKFSHSGSYSQHMNHRFAICKPYRD; this comes from the exons ATGAAAGTGCAGAGCTCGCTTATGGGAGTTGGCGGTTTGTACGAATGCTTGGCGGCCGGTTGGCTTGCGGACATGAGGAGTAAGCAGGTCCCCACCTCCACCACCTCCGCCAGGCGGCTCGCGGCCTTAA TCCGCCCCCTGGCGGGGGGAGGGTCAGAGGGCAAGCCGCCGGAGGAGGAGGAGGACCGCGGCGGCTCGCCGCTGGGCCCCGGCGGCCCCTTCTCCTGCAGCCAGTGCCGCGGCGCCTACCCCACGCGCGACCAGCTCGAGCGCCACGAGACGCTGCACTCGCCCAACACTCAG TCGTGCAAGATCTGCCACAAAAGCTTCGCGAATGTGTACCGGCTGCAGCGTCACATGATCAGCCACGACGAGAGCGCGCTGCTGCGCAAGTTCAAATGCAACGATTGCGACAAAGCTTTCAAGTTCAAGCACCATCTCAAGGAGCACCTTCGAATACACTCCGGCGAGAAACCCTTCGAGTGCGCTAACTGCGGGAAGAAGTTTTCACACTCGGGCTCCTATTCCTCTCACATGACCTCCAAGAAATGTCTCGTTATGAACCTCAAAATGGGCCGCATCAAGCCCAACAACCCCGCGCTCAACCCCGACCGCAGTCCGTCGCGGAAGCGCGCCAACGCCATGGTCGCCAGCCAGCTCAATAACAATATCGGAGCGAACGGAAACTCCTTCCTGCCTATTCTCCCTAAGTATAATGAGGCGGCATTTTTCGCCAACATGTCGCAAGAGAACAGTTTCCATCGCTCTCCGCTAGGGAGAATGCCATTTTACATGCCTCCTGGAATGCCGATGAGTCCGGCGAACGGCATTGCTCCCTATAGTTTCCCGACTTCACTCAGCCAGTTATTTGAGCAAATCGCTTCGTCGCAGTACCACCAAAGGAAAATTGAAAATCCTATGAGTCCAAAGCAGAGCCCTGCACCAGCAGATCCTGAGGACATGATCGAAGAAGTAACCGAAGAGGATGATAAACGCTCTGAGGGAAGCGCCGAACTAGTGATGGACATAGAAGATGAAGAGGCAGTATCTATTAAAAAAGAACGAGAGGAGCGGCAACGTGATTTATCGTCACCAACTCGTAACTTCGATTCCGTCCCCTTAAATAATAATGGCCCTGATGCCGACAATAACCAATCCAACTTTAACACGATATTAGAATCTGTTAGCGCTTCAGTACAGAAACACTTCTTTAGAGCCAATATGGATAAGATGTCTCCTATGTCCGGCAGCATTTGCCCGAGCATAGAGTCGCCGCCGACTCCGCACGTCGTCATCAAAGACGATCCCGACGAGATACACAAGTGTCTAAAATGTAATGCCGTATTCAGAAACAAAAGTGAATTGCTGGATCATGAGAAAGTACTTTGTGGTAATATATTTAGAAAACACGAAGGCTTGGCAGCTCAAGTGGCAGAGACGGTAGCGCTAAATAGACTAGAAGCGGAAATGCGCGCTTCCATACAAAGCGGAGTGAGTGCGAGTGAAGACGAAGATTTTAGTAGAGAAGATCGAGATGATAAGAGTTCTGGGCACGACGGGGACAGGAAAATTAGGGTTCGAACCGCTTTAACCGACGAGCAGCAAGTAGTGCTGAAAGAACACTATGCCATCAACCCTCGACCAAACCGAGAAGAGTTCAAAAAAATCGCTCAGCAAATCGGTCTCGATAACAGAGTAGTGCAAGTTTGGTTCCAAAATAACCGGGCTAGAGTACGAAGAATGACACAAACAGTGGCGGTATCCGACCAGCCCCTGGACTTGTCGACTAAAAAATCGAGCGCATCGGTGACGTCGAGCCCGGCGCCGTCGCCGCCCTGCAGCATTTCCGTCACACATTCCGACTCCGAGGAAGCGGTCAACCTGAGCCAGAAGTCCTCGCGCAGCACGACGCCCCACCGCAACAACTACTTGAACGCGTACCCACATTCCAATTGCTCTTCATCCTCTTTTACCGACTTCCGCCTGTCGCCGTCGCCGGGGGAAACCATGAACGGCCAGAAGCGACCTTTGACTCAAAAGCTCAACCCTTCAATACCTATGGACAAGctgttacaatacaatgacaTGGCTCACACGCGATCGCCGATCCTCAACCTCCACCTGCCTGACGGGCGGCCGGGGCTGAGTCCGTCGTATGAACGAGCCTCCTGGGGAGAAGATATGCTCGCGCCCCATGACTACGACGACGAAGGGccagtacttaaaaaaaataagctgaAGCAGGGCGTTGAGTTCAAAGAAGGCGAGGGCCAGTTCGTGTGCGACCAGTGCGACAAGACTTTCGTCAAGCAGAGCTCTCTCGCGCGGCACAAGTACGAACATTCAG GCCAGCGGCCCTACAAGTGCGTGGAGTGTCCGAAGGCGTTCAAGCACAAGCACCACCTGACGGAGCACAAGCGGCTGCACACGGGCGAGAAGCCCTTCCAGTGCTGCAAGTGCTTGAAGAAGTTCTCCCACTCCGGCTCCTACAGCCAGCACATGAACCACCGCTTCGCAATCTGCAAGCCTTACCGAGACTGA